Proteins from a genomic interval of Capsicum annuum cultivar UCD-10X-F1 chromosome 4, UCD10Xv1.1, whole genome shotgun sequence:
- the LOC107867787 gene encoding LOW QUALITY PROTEIN: NAD kinase 2, chloroplastic-like (The sequence of the model RefSeq protein was modified relative to this genomic sequence to represent the inferred CDS: inserted 2 bases in 1 codon; substituted 1 base at 1 genomic stop codon), protein MLSPSWILITQQQMLLWKSLPKTVLLLKKLGQELLEEVKEVAVFLYYQEKMNVLVEPEVHDIFARIPGFGFVQTFYSQDTSDLHERVDFVACLGGDGVILHASKLFRGAIPPVVSFNLGSLGFLTSHTFEDYKKDLRHVIHGNRTLDGVYITLRMRLRCEIFRNGKAMPGKVFDVLNVFDVLNEVVVDRGSNPXLSKIECYEHDRLITKVQADGVIVATPTGSTAXSTAAGGSMVHPNVPCMLFTPICPHSLSFRSVILPDSARLELKISEDARNNAWVSFDGKRRQQLSRGDSIRICMSQHPLPTVKKADQTGDWFGSLIRCLNWNERLDQKAL, encoded by the exons ATGCTTTCTCCCTCTTGGATTCTCAT CACCCAGCAGCAGATGCTTTTATGGAAATCCCTGCCAAAGACCGTTCTCCTTCTAAAGAAGCTGGGACAAGAACTCTTGGAAGAAGTCAAAGAG GTTGCTGTTTTCTTGTATTACCAAGAAAAAATGAATGTTCTTGTTGAACCTGAGGTGCATGATATATTTGCACGAATTCCAGGGTTCGGATTTGTTCAGACCTTTTATAGTCAAGATACCAG TGATCTTCATGAAAGGGTTGATTTTGTTGCCTGCCTCGGAGGAGATGGAGTTATACTCCATGCTTCTAAATTATTTCGAGGTGCTATCCCACCTGTTGTGTCATTTAATCTAGGATCCCTTGGATTTCTCACTTCCCATACA TTTGAGGATTATAAGAAGGATCTAAGACATGTCATTCATGGGAACAGAACTCTGGATGGTGTCTATATAACTCTGCGAATGCGTCTTCGATGTGAAATATTCAGAAATGGGAAGGCAATGCCTGGAAAGGTGTTCGATGTCCTAAATGTGTTCGATGTCCTaaatgaagttgtagttgatcgtGGTTCTAATCC TCTCTCCAAAATTGAGTGTTATGAACATGACCGCCTCATTACAAAG GTGCAAGCTGATGGGGTTATAGTAGCCACACCAACTGGAAGTACGGCTTAGTCTACGGCTGCTGGAGGTTCCATG GTGCACCCAAATGTTCCTTGCATGCTCTTCACACCAATCTGCCCACATTCACTCTCATTCAGATCTGTGATTCTTCCCGACTCTGCAAGGCTGGAACTAAAG ATTTCAGAGGATGCACGCAACAATGCTTGGGTCTCCTTTGATGGGAAGAGACGACAACAACTGTCTAGAGGAGATTCTATTCGAATATGTATGAGCCAGCATCCACTTCCTACAGTCAAGAAGGCTGACCAAACAGGTGATTGGTTTGGTAGCTTGATCCGCTGCCTGAATTGGAATGAGAGACTAGACCAGAAAGCACTCTGA